A part of Arachis hypogaea cultivar Tifrunner chromosome 12, arahy.Tifrunner.gnm2.J5K5, whole genome shotgun sequence genomic DNA contains:
- the LOC140176751 gene encoding lysine-specific demethylase REF6-like, translating to MIIIYSISSSLLLRPIIVVRHNYCSGGLGPLEVETLFWKATIDKPFSVEYANDMPGSAFSWKCREECAAALAESAWNIREISRANGSLLRFMKEEIHGVTSPMVYLAMLFSWFVWHVEDHDLHSLNYLYMGSGKTWYGVPRDAAVAFKDVVKVHGYGSEINPLGEFSSLFAGDNRVFVSLDFEFQFALLLSPTPKF from the coding sequence ATGATTATTATATACAgtatctcttcttcccttctcctccgTCCCATAATTGTGGTCCGCCATAATTATTGTTCTGGTGGCCTAGGGCCTCTCGAGGTGGAGACGCTGTTCTGGAAGGCGACCATTGACAAGCCGTTCTCAGTGGAGTATGCGAACGACATGCCGGGCTCGGCGTTCAGCTGGAAATGCAGGGAGGAGTGTGCGGCGGCGCTAGCAGAGTCGGCGTGGAATATAAGGGAGATTTCGAGGGCAAATGGTTCGTTGTTGAGGTTCATGAAGGAGGAGATACATGGTGTTACTTCTCCTATGGTGTATTTGGCTATGTTGTTCAGCTGGTTCGTTTGGCATGTTGAGGACCATGACCTCCATAGCTTGAATTACCTTTACATGGGTTCTGGGAAGACCTGGTATGGCGTGCCGAGAGATGCAGCCGTGGCGTTCAAAGATGTTGTTAAGGTTCATGGATATGGCTCTGAGATTAATCCTCTTGGTGAGTTTTCTTCACTTTTTGCAGGGGATAACAGAGTATTTGTGTCTTTAGACTTTGAATTTCAATTTGCATTGTTACTATCTCCAACTCCCAAATTTTAG
- the LOC112727502 gene encoding protein PAM71-homolog, chloroplastic has translation MKGLGPHAPMVSRGKPPPLLAVVDTLPCCPSLPTITTLSQSRCRQKSTLSLARGTIRAQTSNTGIGPRDFGSRSDIDGQNVPQGSPLNESSRKIVKPPKWIAPYPTFIALALIGCALVFSLVTFLKGGPASVLAAISKSGFTAAFTLIFVSEIGDKTFFIAALLAMQYEKGLVLLGSMGALALMTILSVVIGRIFQSVPAQFQTTLPIGEYAAVTLLLFFGLKAIKDAWDLPSNGVKNGDNGNSELNEFAEAEELVKEKVSKRLSNPFEVIWKSFSLVFFAEWGDRSMLATIALGAAQSPWGVASGAIGGHLLATSIAIVGGALLANYISEKLVGYLGGGLFLIFAVATFFGVF, from the exons ATGAAAGGGTTAGGTCCTCATGCACCAATGGTATCAAGGGGAAAACCTCCTCCTTTGTTGGCTGTGGTGGACACATTACCATGCTGCCCTTCTCTGCCAACAATCACTACCTTATCACAAT CAAGATGCAGACAGAAATCGACGTTGAGTTTGGCCCGTGGCACAATTCGAGCTCAAACATCCAACActggaataggaccaagagattTTGGAAGTAGGAGTGATATAGATGGCCAGAATGTCCCTCAAGGAAGTCCACTTAACGAAAGTTCACGTAAAAT CGTGAAACCACCTAAATGGATTGCCCCGTATCCGACCTTTATAGCTCTTGCATTGATCGGATGTGCTCTTGTATTTTCACTAGTaacctttttgaaagggggaCCTGCATCAGTTCTAGCAGCAATTTCAAAATCAGGATTCACTGCTGCATTTACATTAATATTTGTTTCTGAGATTGGGGACAAG ACATTCTTCATTGCTGCACTCTTGGCAATGCAATATGAGAAGGGATTG GTCCTATTGGGGTCAATGGGTGCTCTTGCACTCATGACAATCCTATCAGTTGTAATTGGTCGAATCTTTCAGTCAGTGCCTGCTCAGTTCCAGACAA CCTTGCCAATCGGAGAATATGCTGCAGTAACACTTCTTTTGTTTTTTGGCCTAAAAGCAATAAAAGATGCATGGGATCTCCCATCTAATGGGGTTAAGAACGGTGATAATGGTAACTCCGAACTTAATGAATTTGCTGAGGCAGAGGAGCTTGTGAAAGAAAAG GTGTCGAAACGGCTTTCAAATCCATTTGAAGTTATTTGGAAATCATTCAGCCTTGTATTCTTTGCT GAATGGGGAGATCGTTCTATGCTCGCCACAATTGCACTCGGGGCTGCTCAG TCTCCATGGGGTGTTGCTAGTGGAGCCATTGGTGGACACCTACTTGCAACCTCAATTGCTATAGTAGGGGGAGCATTACTTGCTAACTACATTTCTGAAAAACTG GTTGGCTACTTGGGTGGAGGGTTGTTTCTAATTTTTGCTGTTGCTAccttttttggggttttctga